In Nonomuraea sp. NBC_00507, the following are encoded in one genomic region:
- a CDS encoding CPBP family intramembrane glutamic endopeptidase: MGVVLRLLKQLVAVVAVAFAGGMVVGAVQGNAPLTLLLGLATAALAVFVYARVVRWSERRPPVEVAAKGAAAATGRGVLIGVGMFAAVIVNIAFLGGYRIEGLGSVWGAVGLFGIMAAAAVTEELLFRGVLFRIVEELTGTWVALTLTGVLFGLVHLSNPNASLWGAICIAISAGGMLAAAYAATRTLWLPIGLHFGWNFAAAGIFGTEVSGNGTPQGLLDGVTSGPALLTGGAFGPEGSLYTVVFGVLLTIAFIWLARRRGNLVPLRRSARAGATATLSQ; encoded by the coding sequence ATGGGAGTTGTCCTGCGGCTGTTGAAGCAGCTCGTGGCCGTCGTGGCAGTCGCTTTCGCCGGGGGCATGGTCGTGGGCGCCGTACAGGGGAACGCGCCCCTCACCCTGCTCCTCGGCCTGGCGACGGCCGCGCTCGCGGTGTTCGTGTACGCCAGGGTGGTGCGATGGTCCGAACGCCGCCCGCCCGTGGAGGTGGCCGCGAAGGGGGCGGCGGCCGCCACCGGGCGGGGGGTGCTGATCGGTGTGGGGATGTTCGCGGCCGTCATCGTCAACATCGCCTTCCTGGGCGGCTACCGGATCGAGGGTCTGGGCTCGGTGTGGGGCGCGGTCGGGCTGTTCGGCATCATGGCCGCCGCCGCGGTGACCGAGGAGCTGCTCTTCCGCGGCGTCCTGTTCCGGATCGTCGAGGAACTCACCGGCACCTGGGTAGCGCTGACGCTGACCGGCGTGCTGTTCGGCCTGGTGCACCTGTCCAACCCGAACGCCAGCCTCTGGGGCGCGATCTGCATCGCGATCTCGGCGGGCGGCATGCTGGCCGCCGCCTACGCCGCCACCCGTACCCTGTGGCTGCCGATCGGCCTGCACTTCGGCTGGAACTTCGCCGCGGCCGGCATCTTCGGCACCGAGGTCTCCGGCAACGGCACGCCGCAGGGGCTGCTGGACGGGGTGACATCGGGGCCGGCGCTGCTCACCGGCGGCGCGTTCGGGCCGGAGGGGAGCCTGTACACGGTGGTGTTCGGCGTGTTGCTGACGATCGCGTTCATCTGGCTGGCCCGCCGGCGCGGCAACCTGGTTCCGCTGCGGCGGAGCGCCCGGGCCGGCGCGACCGCTACGCTCTCTCAGTGA
- a CDS encoding MerR family transcriptional regulator yields MADGLTIGQAAAFVGVTVKTVRHYHRLGLVAEPKRDGSGYRRYRSADLLRLIQVRTLAEAGVPLAEIGDLLDSDPEPFAAALDDVHRRLTERIEDLIARRDTLHRLAHGDRALLPDRACALLDRLADLGFSPDYVATQREALVLTRALVPEIFDSFLNRLEHSLDDPEFVELTKRGVDAMSWDPDDPRIEELASALADKLLADRALLATPTGSQNQSDAAARYGLINHHREDQAPAIARLNALVEAKLRAAGIHIPNQ; encoded by the coding sequence ATGGCAGACGGGCTCACCATCGGTCAGGCGGCGGCGTTCGTCGGCGTCACGGTCAAGACCGTGCGGCACTATCACCGGCTCGGCCTGGTCGCCGAGCCGAAACGTGACGGTTCGGGCTACCGGCGTTATCGGTCGGCCGACCTGCTGCGGCTGATTCAGGTCCGGACGCTGGCCGAGGCCGGCGTGCCGCTGGCCGAGATCGGCGACCTGCTCGATTCCGATCCCGAACCGTTCGCCGCCGCACTGGACGACGTCCATCGTCGGCTCACCGAACGGATCGAGGACCTGATCGCGCGCCGCGACACGCTGCACCGGCTCGCCCACGGTGACCGGGCCCTGCTGCCCGACCGGGCCTGCGCGCTCTTGGACCGACTCGCCGATCTTGGCTTCAGCCCCGACTACGTGGCCACCCAACGGGAGGCTCTGGTGCTGACCCGGGCACTGGTTCCGGAGATCTTCGACAGCTTCCTGAACCGGCTCGAACACTCGCTCGACGATCCCGAGTTCGTCGAGTTGACCAAGCGCGGCGTCGATGCGATGTCCTGGGATCCCGACGACCCGCGAATCGAGGAGCTGGCGTCCGCGCTGGCCGACAAGCTGTTGGCCGACCGCGCGCTGCTGGCAACGCCGACCGGGTCTCAGAACCAGTCCGACGCCGCCGCCCGATACGGACTGATCAACCACCACCGGGAAGACCAAGCGCCAGCCATCGCCCGGTTGAACGCGCTGGTCGAGGCGAAACTGCGCGCGGCCGGCATCCACATCCCGAATCAATGA